The following proteins are encoded in a genomic region of Candidatus Moraniibacteriota bacterium:
- a CDS encoding sugar phosphate nucleotidyltransferase — protein sequence MKGIILSGGTATRLFPLTSTTSKQLLPVYDRQMIFYPLNTLIKAGIKDILIIVAPEHSGQYINLLGSIFKKFGISLSFEVQKVPRGLAEAFILGENFIGNNNIAMILGDNIFEDDLGEKIKNFKDGGMVFAKKVPDPERFGVVKFDEKGKAVEVKEKPKDFLSDWAITGIYVYDKRVSDISKNLSPSERGEIEITDINKKYLEMGELAVEKIEGEWLDAGTFDSLLEAGNIVKKKELYKKFDPIINQAIEEFNEELRTIAKKKLL from the coding sequence ATGAAGGGGATAATTTTATCAGGAGGAACAGCCACAAGACTTTTTCCTTTAACCTCAACGACATCAAAGCAATTGCTTCCTGTTTATGACAGGCAGATGATTTTTTATCCATTAAATACTCTGATAAAAGCGGGTATAAAAGATATTTTGATAATTGTAGCTCCGGAGCACAGTGGGCAATACATAAATCTCTTAGGTTCAATTTTTAAGAAATTTGGCATTAGTTTGTCTTTTGAGGTTCAAAAAGTGCCCCGCGGTTTGGCGGAGGCTTTTATTTTAGGAGAAAATTTCATCGGCAATAACAATATCGCCATGATTTTGGGAGACAATATCTTTGAGGATGATTTGGGAGAAAAAATAAAAAATTTCAAAGATGGCGGAATGGTTTTCGCTAAAAAAGTACCTGATCCGGAAAGATTCGGAGTAGTCAAGTTCGATGAAAAAGGAAAAGCTGTAGAAGTCAAGGAAAAACCAAAAGATTTTTTAAGTGATTGGGCCATTACCGGCATCTATGTTTATGACAAAAGAGTTTCTGATATTTCCAAAAACTTGTCTCCTTCCGAGAGGGGAGAAATCGAAATAACTGATATCAACAAGAAATACCTGGAAATGGGAGAACTTGCAGTAGAAAAAATTGAGGGAGAATGGCTGGATGCTGGAACCTTTGATTCTCTCCTGGAAGCTGGCAACATTGTTAAGAAAAAAGAACTTTATAAAAAATTCGACCCGATAATAAATCAGGCGATCGAAGAGTTTAATGAAGAACTGAGAACTATAGCCAAGAAAAAATTATTATAA
- the glyA gene encoding serine hydroxymethyltransferase, with protein MIHKNLKKSDPQIYKCMLGELKRQQEGMELIASENYVSEAVLEALGSVFTNKYSEGYPGHRYYGGQKYTDVAENLAIERAKKLFGAEHVNVQPHSGAPANMIAYSAVLKPGDIVLGMDLSHGGHLTHGHPVTLSAQIYNFIRYKTDKSGKIDYEELEKMAIKHKPKLILAGFSAYTRQLDYKKFQAIAKKVGAISMFDIAHIAGLIAGKAIPNPVPYFDIVTTTTHKTLRGPRGGMIMCKKEFAKAIDKAAFPGFQGGPHMNNTAAKAVAFGEALKPSFKTYAKQIIKNAKVLETELKKHGFKLMFGGTDNHMVLVDVFGSKGVTGKEAEEALDKIGITLNKNMIPDDPRSPFDPSGVRIGVPAVTTRGMKEKEIKKICFWIKEAVENHKNEKKLKQLHKEVIALCKKFPIYPNTK; from the coding sequence ATGATTCACAAAAATCTAAAAAAATCTGATCCGCAAATTTATAAATGCATGTTAGGCGAATTAAAGCGCCAGCAGGAAGGCATGGAACTTATTGCTTCGGAAAATTATGTTTCAGAAGCTGTTTTGGAAGCACTTGGTTCTGTTTTTACCAATAAATATTCAGAAGGATATCCAGGCCATCGGTATTATGGCGGACAAAAATATACTGATGTTGCAGAAAACTTAGCGATTGAAAGAGCTAAAAAACTTTTTGGAGCTGAACACGTGAATGTCCAGCCTCATTCGGGCGCGCCAGCCAATATGATCGCTTACAGCGCAGTTCTTAAACCGGGAGACATAGTTTTGGGCATGGATCTTTCACATGGCGGCCATTTGACTCATGGGCATCCAGTTACACTTTCCGCCCAAATTTATAATTTTATCAGATACAAAACAGACAAATCAGGAAAAATTGATTATGAAGAGCTGGAAAAAATGGCAATCAAGCATAAGCCGAAACTTATTTTAGCCGGTTTCTCGGCTTACACCAGACAACTTGATTACAAAAAATTCCAAGCCATTGCCAAAAAAGTTGGAGCTATTTCTATGTTCGATATCGCGCATATTGCCGGACTTATTGCTGGCAAAGCCATCCCAAATCCGGTTCCATATTTTGACATAGTTACAACTACAACCCACAAAACACTCCGCGGTCCGCGTGGCGGAATGATAATGTGCAAGAAAGAATTTGCTAAAGCTATTGATAAAGCAGCTTTTCCGGGATTTCAAGGCGGTCCACATATGAATAATACAGCCGCTAAAGCAGTGGCTTTTGGCGAAGCTTTAAAACCGTCATTTAAAACATACGCTAAGCAGATAATTAAAAATGCTAAGGTTTTAGAAACTGAACTAAAAAAGCATGGATTTAAATTGATGTTCGGAGGCACAGATAATCACATGGTTCTTGTTGATGTTTTTGGTTCCAAGGGCGTAACTGGAAAAGAAGCTGAGGAAGCTTTGGATAAAATCGGTATCACCTTGAATAAAAATATGATTCCGGATGATCCCCGCAGTCCTTTTGATCCAAGCGGGGTTAGAATTGGCGTTCCAGCTGTGACGACGCGCGGCATGAAAGAAAAAGAAATTAAAAAAATATGTTTCTGGATCAAGGAAGCAGTTGAAAACCATAAAAATGAAAAGAAACTGAAACAACTGCATAAAGAAGTGATTGCTTTATGCAAAAAATTTCCAATTTATCCTAACACTAAATAA
- the rfbD gene encoding dTDP-4-dehydrorhamnose reductase, which produces MQKILIIGAKGMLGQELVSVFRKDKDYKVAAWDKEKIDITNQKQVQEKIVKLKPAIILNAAAYNNVDGCEKDKAEFEKAKKINGKAPGYLAKIAKKIGATFVHYSTDYVFNGMPELTEPAGCTGSCGSCGLHQNFIPQIGFDENAIPAPLQKYGKTKLMGEDAVQEKGENYYIIRLSKLFGKPGKARDAKKSFFDTMLKIGKKQKEVRVVDEETSCFTYAPDLARKTKEIIESKKPFGIYHVSNTGACTWYEAVVELYRQAKIKAKIIPVNSNEFPRPAQRPYVSILINTKLNPLRNYKLALKDYLKNK; this is translated from the coding sequence ATGCAAAAAATTTTAATAATCGGAGCTAAGGGAATGCTTGGGCAGGAATTAGTCTCTGTTTTCAGAAAAGATAAAGATTATAAAGTGGCAGCTTGGGATAAAGAGAAAATTGATATTACCAATCAAAAACAGGTTCAAGAAAAAATTGTAAAATTAAAGCCCGCAATTATTCTAAATGCGGCAGCATATAATAATGTTGATGGATGCGAAAAAGATAAGGCTGAATTTGAAAAAGCTAAAAAAATAAATGGTAAGGCGCCTGGATATCTGGCAAAAATTGCCAAAAAAATTGGTGCTACATTTGTACATTATTCAACAGACTATGTTTTCAACGGCATGCCTGAATTAACTGAACCAGCAGGATGTACCGGCTCTTGCGGGTCATGCGGATTACACCAAAATTTTATTCCGCAAATAGGCTTTGATGAAAATGCAATTCCTGCTCCGCTCCAAAAATACGGAAAGACAAAATTAATGGGAGAAGATGCCGTTCAGGAAAAAGGTGAAAATTATTATATTATCCGCCTTTCAAAATTATTCGGCAAACCAGGAAAAGCCAGGGATGCCAAGAAGAGTTTTTTTGACACAATGTTAAAAATAGGCAAAAAACAGAAAGAAGTCAGAGTTGTTGACGAAGAAACCAGCTGTTTCACATATGCTCCCGACTTGGCCAGAAAAACTAAGGAAATTATTGAATCAAAAAAACCTTTTGGCATATATCATGTCTCTAATACAGGTGCTTGCACATGGTATGAGGCGGTTGTAGAATTGTATAGGCAAGCCAAAATTAAAGCCAAAATTATCCCCGTAAATTCAAATGAATTCCCGCGTCCAGCTCAAAGGCCATATGTTTCCATTCTTATAAACACTAAACTCAACCCACTAAGAAACTATAAACTGGCATTAAAAGATTATTTAAAGAATAAATAA
- the rfbB gene encoding dTDP-glucose 4,6-dehydratase, translating to MKILVTGGCGFIGSNFIHYWLKKYPDDQIINLDALTYAGNLENLREIEKNKNYKFIKGDICDKNLVNDLIKDADLVVHFAAESHVDRSILDAENFVRTNVFGTYNLLEAAKNNGNKRFHHISTDEVFGHLGPFDPAFSENTPYEPRSPYSASKAASDQLVRAYFHTYGLPITISNCSNNYGPFQFPEKMIPLFITNLMENKNVPVYGDGMNVRDWLYVEDHCEAIDLVIKKGEIGETYCVGGNSEKPNIEITKKIIGLMDKSEDFIEYVKDRPGHDRRYAINFSKIKNELGWKPKVSFEEGIVKTIEWYKNNEDWWKNIKSGSYKEYYAKQYGK from the coding sequence ATGAAAATTTTAGTTACAGGGGGATGTGGATTTATAGGAAGTAATTTTATTCATTATTGGCTGAAAAAATATCCCGATGATCAAATCATTAATTTGGATGCTTTGACTTATGCAGGCAATTTGGAAAATTTACGTGAGATAGAAAAAAACAAAAATTACAAATTTATCAAAGGTGATATATGTGATAAAAATTTAGTTAATGATTTAATCAAAGACGCTGACTTGGTTGTTCATTTTGCCGCTGAATCTCATGTTGACCGTTCCATTTTAGACGCAGAAAATTTTGTCCGGACCAATGTCTTTGGAACATATAATTTATTGGAAGCAGCCAAAAACAACGGCAACAAAAGATTCCATCATATTTCTACAGATGAGGTTTTCGGCCATTTAGGTCCATTTGATCCTGCTTTTAGTGAAAACACGCCTTATGAACCTAGAAGCCCTTATAGCGCTTCCAAGGCAGCTTCAGACCAGTTGGTCAGGGCTTATTTCCATACCTATGGCTTGCCAATAACAATCTCCAATTGTTCCAATAATTACGGCCCCTTTCAATTTCCGGAAAAAATGATTCCGCTTTTTATTACTAATTTAATGGAAAACAAGAATGTGCCTGTTTATGGTGACGGCATGAATGTCCGCGACTGGCTTTATGTTGAAGACCATTGTGAGGCGATTGATCTTGTTATTAAAAAAGGGGAAATAGGAGAAACATATTGCGTCGGAGGAAATTCTGAAAAACCAAACATTGAAATTACAAAAAAAATAATTGGACTTATGGATAAAAGTGAAGATTTCATCGAATATGTAAAAGATCGGCCAGGACACGATAGGAGATATGCCATTAATTTTTCAAAAATTAAAAATGAGCTGGGTTGGAAACCAAAAGTTTCTTTTGAAGAGGGAATAGTTAAAACTATTGAATGGTATAAAAACAATGAAGATTGGTGGAAAAATATAAAATCAGGATCTTATAAAGAATACTATGCAAAGCAATATGGGAAATAG
- a CDS encoding dTDP-4-dehydrorhamnose 3,5-epimerase family protein, producing MIKGIVIKNISKNEDERGWLSEIFRQDELNGYQPVMSYVSSTKPGVVRGPHEHKFQSDCFVFIGPGTFELYLWDRREDSETNGEHLKIEVGEKNPVLVIVPPGVVHGYKCIGDKDAWSINLPNKLYKGKNKSEEVDEIRWEKDPDSLYKIL from the coding sequence ATGATCAAGGGAATAGTCATAAAAAACATCAGTAAAAATGAAGATGAAAGAGGCTGGCTTAGCGAAATATTCCGCCAGGATGAACTTAATGGATATCAGCCAGTGATGAGCTATGTGAGTTCGACGAAACCCGGAGTCGTCCGTGGACCGCATGAACACAAATTCCAAAGTGATTGCTTTGTTTTCATAGGTCCGGGAACTTTTGAACTTTATCTTTGGGACAGGCGGGAAGATTCAGAAACCAACGGGGAACATTTGAAAATAGAAGTGGGAGAAAAAAATCCTGTTCTTGTGATTGTTCCGCCGGGAGTCGTTCATGGATATAAATGCATAGGAGACAAGGATGCCTGGTCAATCAATCTGCCCAACAAGCTTTATAAGGGGAAAAATAAAAGCGAAGAAGTGGATGAAATAAGATGGGAAAAAGATCCTGATTCACTATATAAAATTTTATAA